From a single Stackebrandtia endophytica genomic region:
- a CDS encoding glutamyl-tRNA reductase, whose amino-acid sequence MNLLVVGASHRTAPVESLERLAVAPDRAESFAARLLAGRYVSEAVVLSTCNRVEVYAAVSAFHGGLSQIADELAATAGMSVDDISGHLYIRHEAQAIRHAFTVASGLDSMVAGEAQILGQLRDAYDRAREAGQAGRLLHELLQQALRVGKRVQSEAQVGAAAPSVVSAALDVGESISDLSIAGRDALVVGAGAMGALSLAALRRRGAARCYVVNRDLARANRLAANHDAEAVEWSRLSEIAGKVDVIVSATGAPAPVIDSATLAVRRPTVLVCDLAVPRDVVGAVAELPGVHLVDIARLGESDRPDPGAKYLEAAERILTEEIDGFHNVIRAAAVAPTVAALRTRADEVVDTELTRLRRRRPDLSDEQRADVAHTVHRVVRQLLHEPTVRVRQLASEPGGESYAEVLRELFALETPGLSSVEPGGTAQALRVTPERTEPDNN is encoded by the coding sequence GTGAACCTCCTGGTGGTGGGAGCCTCCCACCGGACAGCACCCGTCGAGAGCCTGGAGCGGTTGGCCGTCGCCCCCGACCGGGCCGAGTCGTTCGCCGCGCGCCTGTTGGCGGGGCGATACGTCTCCGAGGCGGTCGTGCTGTCAACCTGCAACAGGGTCGAGGTTTACGCGGCGGTATCGGCGTTCCACGGTGGTCTGAGCCAGATCGCCGACGAGCTCGCCGCCACCGCGGGCATGTCCGTCGACGACATCTCGGGCCACCTGTACATCCGGCATGAGGCTCAGGCGATCCGGCACGCCTTCACCGTGGCGTCGGGCCTGGACTCGATGGTGGCGGGTGAAGCTCAGATCCTGGGCCAGCTGCGCGACGCCTACGACCGTGCCCGCGAGGCGGGACAGGCGGGCCGCCTGCTGCACGAACTGCTGCAACAGGCGCTGCGGGTCGGCAAACGGGTGCAGTCCGAGGCGCAGGTCGGAGCGGCCGCGCCGAGCGTCGTCAGCGCCGCCCTGGACGTGGGTGAGTCGATCAGCGATCTGTCGATCGCGGGTCGGGACGCACTGGTCGTGGGGGCGGGCGCGATGGGCGCGTTGAGCCTTGCGGCGCTGCGCCGCCGAGGTGCCGCGCGCTGTTACGTCGTCAACCGCGACCTCGCCCGCGCGAACCGGTTGGCCGCCAATCACGATGCCGAGGCCGTCGAGTGGTCGCGGTTGTCGGAGATCGCCGGGAAGGTCGACGTCATCGTGTCGGCGACCGGTGCCCCGGCTCCGGTGATCGACTCCGCGACGTTGGCGGTGCGGCGTCCGACCGTGTTGGTGTGCGACCTGGCGGTGCCTCGTGACGTCGTGGGCGCGGTGGCGGAGTTGCCCGGCGTGCACCTGGTCGACATCGCGCGGTTGGGCGAGTCCGATCGCCCCGATCCCGGTGCCAAGTACCTGGAGGCGGCCGAACGCATCCTCACCGAGGAGATCGACGGTTTCCACAACGTGATTCGCGCCGCAGCGGTCGCGCCGACGGTGGCGGCACTGCGGACTCGGGCCGACGAGGTGGTCGACACCGAGTTGACCCGGTTGCGGCGGCGGCGTCCCGACCTGTCCGACGAACAGCGGGCGGATGTGGCTCACACGGTGCACCGCGTGGTGCGCCAGTTGCTGCACGAGCCGACGGTGCGGGTGCGGCAGTTGGCGAGTGAACCGGGGGGCGAGAGTTACGCCGAGGTGTTGCGAGAGTTGTTCGCTCTTGAGACTCCTGGGCTGTCAAGTGTCGAGCCGGGGGGCACGGCGCAGGCGTTGCGGGTCACACCCGAGAGAACAGAACCAGACAACAACTAA
- a CDS encoding redox-sensing transcriptional repressor Rex — MPIDTSAGADPREIPDATVSRLPEYLHALHTLAEAGQTTVSSEGLAVAAGVNSAKLRKDLSHLGSYGVRGVGYDIAVLTTQISEVLGLRQHRAVALVGVGHLGQALAGYGGFANRGFGIAALFDIAEDRVGTELDGLPIRHLDELPEVIASERISIAVIATPPLAAQRVADSLVNAGVTSILNFAPCVLDVPGNVDVRKVDLAVELQILSFHEHRKSRNGKVGT; from the coding sequence TTGCCGATCGACACTTCCGCCGGGGCAGACCCTCGCGAAATCCCCGATGCCACGGTGTCCCGGCTGCCCGAGTACCTCCACGCGCTTCACACACTGGCTGAGGCCGGACAGACGACGGTCTCCAGTGAGGGGCTCGCGGTGGCCGCGGGTGTCAACTCGGCGAAGCTGCGCAAAGACCTCTCCCACCTGGGCTCCTACGGGGTTCGCGGTGTGGGCTACGACATCGCGGTGTTGACCACCCAGATCTCCGAGGTCCTGGGGCTGCGCCAACATCGCGCGGTCGCCCTGGTCGGCGTCGGTCACCTCGGCCAGGCGTTGGCCGGCTACGGCGGATTCGCCAATCGGGGATTCGGTATCGCGGCGCTGTTCGACATCGCCGAGGACCGGGTGGGAACCGAGTTGGACGGACTGCCCATTCGCCACCTCGACGAACTGCCCGAGGTGATCGCGAGCGAACGCATTTCCATCGCCGTGATCGCGACACCGCCGTTGGCGGCGCAGCGTGTTGCCGACTCGCTCGTTAATGCTGGTGTAACCAGCATCTTGAACTTCGCACCCTGTGTGCTCGACGTTCCCGGCAACGTCGACGTCCGCAAGGTCGACCTGGCGGTGGAACTTCAGATCCTGTCGTTTCACGAACACCGCAAGTCCCGCAATGGAAAGGTGGGCACGTGA
- a CDS encoding HAD family hydrolase, with the protein MAKHLVWDWNGTLLDDFHAVVTASSDAVIALGGIGLDADTHRERFRRPLSAFYNELLGRELTAIEFDRLNDLFHNRYRDQLADCRLSAGAIEAIGTWRGTQSLLSMWRHDELVPLVTEHGLFDYFTRVDGLRDNADVGKHQYLVDHLAQLNIEPTDTVMIGDSADDAEAAEAAGASCVLVTGGTTSRRLLAATGFPVADSLLEAVRLAQPSTT; encoded by the coding sequence GGGACTCTGCTGGACGACTTCCACGCGGTGGTCACCGCCTCCAGTGACGCCGTGATCGCGTTGGGCGGTATCGGTCTCGACGCCGACACCCACCGGGAACGGTTTCGCCGACCGTTGAGCGCCTTCTACAACGAACTGCTGGGCCGCGAACTCACCGCGATCGAGTTCGATCGGCTCAACGACCTGTTCCACAACCGGTACCGCGACCAGCTGGCCGACTGTCGACTCTCGGCCGGTGCGATCGAGGCCATCGGCACCTGGCGGGGAACCCAGTCACTGCTGTCGATGTGGCGACACGACGAGTTGGTTCCGCTGGTCACCGAGCACGGGCTGTTCGACTACTTCACCCGGGTCGACGGCCTGCGCGACAACGCCGACGTCGGCAAGCACCAGTACCTCGTCGACCATCTGGCGCAGCTGAACATCGAACCCACCGACACCGTGATGATCGGTGACTCTGCCGACGACGCGGAGGCCGCCGAGGCGGCCGGTGCCTCGTGTGTGCTGGTCACCGGCGGCACCACCAGTCGACGTCTGCTGGCCGCGACCGGCTTCCCGGTGGCCGACTCGCTGCTGGAAGCAGTGCGATTGGCGCAACCGTCCACCACGTGA